TCGAAACAAATGGCTGTAGACCTGGCCTGGGAAGGATCTTTGAAATCCCGCATGAAACGGGCTAACAGATTAAATGCAAAATGGGCTTTCATTTTCGGGGATGATGAACTAAAACAAAACACGGTTACAGTAAAAGACCTGGATTCTGGGGATCAAACAACGGTTCCCCTGGAAAATGTAGAAAGTTTTATTAAAGCGTCATGAGTTTAAGTTTAAAGTTAGAAAAAATCATAGCCCATAAAGACAACCTAGAAAAACTGTTGTCTGAAGGCGTTTTGCCTGCTGAACAGTTTGTAAAGTATTCTAAGGAATTAGCAGAAGTTCAACCCGTTGCTGCATTGGGCGTTGACTATCTGCAAGCCCAACAAGAACAACGAGACCTGGAAGAAATGTTAAAGGATCCAGCCTTAGAACTTGAAATGAAAAAATTGATCGAGCAGGATCTTTTTCAGCTTAGGGACAAAATTCCCAATTTTGAAAAGCAGATTCAAGTGTTGCTGCTCCCTAAAGATGAAGCAGACGAAAAAAACGCCATCATTGAAATTCGAGCCGGTACGGGTGGGGATGAAGCAGCTCTTTTCGGGGCAGCTTTATTTCGCATGTACCAGCGCTACGCTGAAGTTCAAGGATGGAAGTGTGAGATTTTAACTCTGAACGAAACGGACCTAGGGGGCGTTAAGGAAGCCAGTGCATCCATTATTGGGCGCAATGTATTCGCGAAATTAAAGTTTGAATCAGGCGTTCACCGGGTTCAGCGGGTGCCTGAAACAGAAACCCAGGGGCGCGTTCATACCTCAGCAGCAACCGTTGCCGTCCTACCTGAGGCAGAAGAGGTGGATATTAAGATTGAAGATAAAGATCTGCGGATTGATGTGTTCAGATCAAGCGGACCCGGTGGCCAATCAGTTAACACTAC
The genomic region above belongs to Alphaproteobacteria bacterium and contains:
- the prfA gene encoding peptide chain release factor 1 produces the protein MSLSLKLEKIIAHKDNLEKLLSEGVLPAEQFVKYSKELAEVQPVAALGVDYLQAQQEQRDLEEMLKDPALELEMKKLIEQDLFQLRDKIPNFEKQIQVLLLPKDEADEKNAIIEIRAGTGGDEAALFGAALFRMYQRYAEVQGWKCEILTLNETDLGGVKEASASIIGRNVFAKLKFESGVHRVQRVPETETQGRVHTSAATVAVLPEAEEVDIKIEDKDLRIDVFRSSGPGGQSVNTTDSAVRITHLPTGLVVQQQDEKSQHKNKAKALKILRSRLYEQEREKLLLERSSNRKSQIGTGDRSERIRTYNFPQGRVTDHRINLTLYKIDQVMNGEALDEIIEPLIAEDQAEKLASLE